The window ACCCCACGAAGACGCTCACAATCTGAACGGATCAATTTCACCAGCTCCTTCAGCGAACGCGTTTGCCCATCATCGGGAACTGCGTGAGGCCATTCGATGCCGCGGAAATGGCGCTGTGGCAACATGCCATTGCGAGAAATTGCAGTGACCTTGCCATTCCAGCCTTTGTTGCGAAGCGTCACGATCACATCGACCGCGGTCAGCCCCGTTCCCAGGATCACAATGTGCTGGTCTTCACCTGGGAGGTTCGCATGCCAATCTTTCCACGGGTTGCCACAATAGCGGCGGTCGTTGGCGAGCTTCTTCGCACCTGGCAATCCAGCGGGCGGCTGATTTCCAGTCGCAAGCAGAACCGATTCCGCTTCGATCGGTTCACCATTTTCCAGCATCACGACGCCGCCCTGGTTTGAACCAGGCTCAACGCCGCGCGGAATAACATCCACGGCTGAATCCTCCACCACTTCACACTGCACATGCGAGCGAGGGTCCGCTGTCCCCAAATAGTGCGTCGCCATCCCGCGAATGTAGTCACCAAAAATGCGACGGGGAATGAACATCTCTCGAAGAGTATGGTCATCAATCGCATCAAACTCCGACCGCGAACGCAGCCACTCGAAAAAGTGCGTCGGTTGATCCGGGAACGCTGACATGTTTCGAGCAGCGACATTCAACAAATGCTCACCGCGCGTCGTTCCATACGCGGTCCCACGACCAAATGGACGTCCGGAGTTGACGATCACAACTCGCTGGGGCGATGTGGCAAAGCGAGCAAGGTTAACGGCGGCCAGCGTTCCGCTGAATCCACCACCGATGATGGCCGTGGTTGGCATAACGACAAATTCGTGATGAGAGGTTGAACGTGAAGTGTCGAAGAAGACGCACACACGTAGCAAGATTCTGCTGAGGGCGGGACACCAATCTCTGTTGGAACGATTCGCAACCGATTGCACAAAGAGCTTGATACGCGAAAACTTTATCGATAAAGTATTCCCGCGTCAACAGTTTCCCGATCCGATGCCACCCTGCGAAGGATACGTTGTTCGCTAGAGCGACCGATCGTCAGACACCGCCGACCCGTCGCTCTTCTTTGCCAATCTCCCCTTGGTTCCGTCGATGAACGACCTCTCAAAAGAACTTCACCGCTGTCAACCTTTTGCCAGCGTCGATCAAGAAGCCGTTGTCAGTTTGGTGCGCACCAGTGACCAACTCGGTAACCACTTGGCGCGTTTCTTCCGGCAGCACGACATGACGTTCTCGCAGTACAACCTGCTTCGGATCTTGGACATGGAAGATCGACCGCTGACGTGCAGCGAGATTGGCGAGCGTCTGGTCCAAGTGGTTCCAGCCGTCACCGCGCTGGTTGACCGACTGCTAAAACGAGAACTGGTCACGCGAGAACGTTCGGAGACCGATCGCCGCACGGTCTATGTTGCCATCACCAAAGAAGGTCGCAAATTGGTAAAGCCAATTGTCGAACATCTTCGCGAACTTGAACACGAAGTCATGAGCGAACTAAAACGTCGCGAACAAAAAGAACTGATTCGATTGCTGCAACTTGTCCGGACCAGCATGAACAAAGCGGTCGAACGAAGAGCCAGCGAATCGCTTTCCAGTTCGGGACTTTGACCTGGTTCGTATCCTTGCAATTTCTCTCCTCATCGCACTCCCGCCTAACCTCCTACCTCACTCCCGCCAATGAACTCCAACACACCTTCCTCGGATAATTCTTCACCCGACAACGTCTCCCCCGACACGAGCGACATGGCTTCCGCCGGTGACGACTCCGCACTTGCAACTCCGCCACCGCGACCGAGTTTGTGGAAAGACATGACCACCAACGAGGACTGGTGGGCAATCTGGTGCGCTGCTTTGTTGCTGCTCATCGCTTTCGCAGCAGTGTGGATTGGCCAGCCTGAAAACTTGAGCGAATTGATCGCCGGTTCAACCATGGAAGAAGTCTCGCAAGTCGAGACGGCCCCAGAGAACGCGGGCCCATCAGCGGAAGCAGAGAACGAAGCGATCGAAACTGAAAACACTGCGCCGGCAGAAAACGCAGATTTAGAAGTAGCCGAGACGCAAGAAGTGGCGGAAGAAGAACCCTATGAATACGCCAGCCCACTCAAGCCGTTCCTGGCCAAACCGGGCAAATGGACAGCCAACCCTCTGGATGCCATTTCTTCAAGTTGGTCAGGCATTCTCGGAGTGTTTCTGATCATCGCTGCACTATTTGCTTTCGCAAATCAAATGCGCGGCAAATCCGCTGGGGCATTTTTGGCCGCATTCCCGGTCATATTTTTGCTGGCAACGCTGGCGTATTGGATGTCTGGGCAAAGCGTGGTCAAAGCCTACAACCTTGAATACGCCCTTTGGGCCTTGCTCGTTGGATTGATCATCAGCAACACCGTCGGAACACCGGACTTCCTTCGTCCCGCAATCTCGACGGAGTTCTACATCAAAACCGGATTGGTTTTGCTCGGTGCCGAGGTGCTGATGAGTCGTTTGCTGGCCCTCGGTCTGCCCGGTGTGTTTGTCGCTTGGTTGGTCACGCCAGTTGTCTTGATCACGACCTACTGGTTCGGCCAGAAGGTCCTGAAGATCCAATCCAAATCACTCAACATGGTGATCTCCGCTGACATGTCCGTGTGCGGTGTCTCCGCCGCGATTGCAACGGCGGCGGCCTGCAAGGCCAAGAAAGAAGAACTGTCACTTTCAATTGGTTTGTCGCTGGGATTCACCGTGATCATGATGGCGGTGATGCCAGCGGTGATCACCGCGATGGGAATCGACCCGATCCTGGGCGGTGCGTGGTTGGGCGGCACGATTGACTCGACCGGCGCCGTCGCCGCTGCCGGTGCAGTTCTGGGCGATGAAGCCCTCGAAGTCGCTGCCACGGTGAAGATGATCCAAAACATCTTGATCGGTGTGACCGCGTTCTGTGTCGCCATCTACTGGGTCACATTCGTCGAACGAGATCCAGCCGGCCCAAGGATCGGCATCTCTGAAATCTGGTACCGCTTCCCGAAGTTCGTACTTGGATTCGTCTCGATGTCGATTCTGTTTTCGATCCTGTATTCCTACATGACCAACGGTCCCGAACTCATCAACGCGATGATCGGCGGTTCCACCAAAACGCTTCGTGGATGGTTCTTCTGCCTCGCGTTTGTCAGCATCGGACTGGAAACCAATTTCCGTCAATTGCTTCCTCAACTCAAGGGCGGGAAGCCGCTTGTTCTGTACGTGTGCGGTCAATCGCTCAACTTGGTTTTGACGTTGGTGATGGCGTACTTGATGTTCAAAGTCGTCTTTGCTGACACGGTGGCGCCATGAGCGACAGAGAACCAAGTTTGCGTGAACGCTCTTACCGAGCAGCAGCGTTGGTCGGAATCACTTTGCTGCTTTCGATCGTTTGGCTGGTGATCCTTCCCGCTTATTCTCGCCAGCCCAAAATGCGACAGCATTTGAGATGGCTCGACGACCGGGGCATCGATCCTAGTGCGATGTACTACACCGAACTGGAGGTCATGGAGGACATCCTTGCCAAGCAACGATTGGCGGAGCTTCGCCAGAAAAGCGACGGCCCCAATCAATAGAGTTGATTGCACGACGAGAAACCAAACAAAGGCCGAACCTTCAAGGCTCGGCCTTTGTCTTTTCCGCCATCTCGCAATGAAGATCGGTCTTCAACGCCGACAATGCCTGCAACCATCCACGGAATGAATCCAGTGATACGCAGCTACGAATCTACCGACCTGGACGCATTGTTGGACGTTTGGATGTCGGCCTCAAGATTGGCTCATCCGTTTCTCAGCCCGGAGTTTCTCGCCCAAGAACGCGAAAACATTCCAGCAATCTATCTGCCCAATGCTGAAACCTGGGTCTACGAATTGGACCATACCGTTGTGGGATTTATCGCCCTGCTAGGCAACGAAGTTGGTGCAATTTTCGTCAATCCAACGCATCAAAAACGCGGGATTGGCCGGCAACTCATGGATCATGCCGTTTCGGTCCGCGGCGACCTGGAACTGGAAGTATTTGTTGACAATCCAACCGGTCGCGGTTTCTACCAACACTATGGATTCGTTTCGCTGGAACAAAAACTTCACGAACCGTCAGGGCATCCCGTCCTTCGTCTGCGGTTCGATACCGCTTCGACCGTTTGATACAGCTTGGCTTGAAGACGATCAAAACCAATCGTCTTCGCCGAGCAAGTTGTTCAGTCCAAACGGCCCATTTTCCCGGCTTGGTAGTCAGCGATCGCAACACGGATTTCGTCACGCGTATTCATCACGAATGGCCCCTGCCCCACGACGGGCTCGCCCAGTGGTTCGCCGGTCATCAATAAGACGCGGGATTCTGACTCCGCTTCTAAAACCACCTCGTCGCCGGATCGTTCCAACAAAGCCAGCTCGACCGCGTGAATCAAACTTTCGTTGACTTGGACGCTTCCTTTTTGAACGATCACAACGCAGGTGTGCCCAGCGGGAACCGTCAGCGTGGCCGTTGCGTTTCCAGTGAGCTGAATGTCCCATAAATTGATGGGCGAAAACGTGCTGGCAGGCCCCTCCGCATCACCCAATTGACCCGCAATCACACGAACGATCCCCGCGTCGTTAGGCAACGAAAATCGAGGAAACTGTTCGTCACGCAGATCTTGATACTTCGGCGGTGCAGCCTTGTCCGTCGATCGCAGGTTCACCCATAGCTGGACCATCTCCAGCGTTCCGCCCTCCTTTGCGAATCGTCGGCTGTGGAATTCTTCGTGAACCACGCCAGAGGCAGCGGTCATCCACTGCACATCGCCGGGGCCGATTGTGCCCTGACTGCCACTCGAATCTCGGTGTTCCAGTTCACCTTGATAGAGAATCGTGACAGTCTCGAAACCACGATGGGGATGCTCACCAACACCGCGCTTGGCTTCGTCAGGGGCAAAGTTGTGCGGACCGGCATAGTCGAGCAACAAAAACGGGTCGAACTCATTGCCGCCGGCGTACGAAAACAAACTTCGAACCGGGAACCCATCGCCCACCCAGTGCTGAGGAACGCCCCGAATGACTCGTTGAATCGATTTCATTGCACTTTGTCCCGCGTGAGAGTTCCGGTTTCCTCCCTTCTACGCGAGATCCGATGCGGCAACAAGCGTCCCGTTTTCCCTAACAGGCTGTTGATTTAGTCGCATACCGAATGACAATCATTAGCCGTTGGGCGTTAGCCCCGGTTGGCGTCTAATCAACCGCCGCTAACGCGGTGCGGCTCAATAAATCAACAGCCTGCTAAGTGAAGTCACCTCGCTCGTTGCCCTCATCGTCGTATCGAATGAATGCGAAATACACAAACGACACCGGCAAACATGGCAGCAAAAGCAGGTAGTACCACGAAACAAAGAACGCGAACGCGAAAATGATCGAGACAAAAATCATCCAAACGATTTTCGTGTCACGCCACAAACCTCGAAACTGTTCCATCGATTCTCTTCGTGTGCTTGGCGTTGGTGGGGAGCTTCCGCCAGCGAGTCCGGCTGGTCTGCAATTCCGATGACCAATTTGCCAAGGGCGACATCGGGCAGAACATCTCTTTTCTTACATTCAAATCGATTGCAAAACGACCGCGATCGCAGCAAAACGATCGACTCACCAATCAACTGTGTCGCCGCAAAAACGATTCACGTCGAAACATTATGCCTCCCAATGACGATGTTGGGCATGCGTGGTCATTTGGATGCGACCTTCTGTCCCGACCTCAAAGCAAACCCTTCGGCCTCGGAACGAACACGTCAAACGTATTGCTAAATCAAGCCGGCAGCCGCCAACTTCCTCGCCAAGGTGTTGGCGAACAACAAACCGTGACGTCCCGATGGAATCGCAGAACACAGGGTCAGAACTTCGCAGCACCCCCCTGTATCCATGCGTGCGCGTTCGAAGTGATTGGGCAAATCGACCGGGTAAATCGACCGGTAAAAAATTCAATTTATCTTGCACAAAAACTCATCGAACCCAGTTGAACGAGCTGGGTGCTTCGCGAAGAATGACTCGGTTGCGAAATGCAACCTTCTCCTTCCCGACTTCTTTCGGAGCCAACCGATGTCCGTTGTTTCAAGACTCGTGCTCATAGCGGCAGCTCTCCTGCCTGCTCTGTCGCTACAAGCCCAAGACAAACCCAACATTGTCGTCATTTGGGGTGACGACATCGGCGTGCACAACATCAGTGCCTACAACCATGGTGTGATGGGTTATAAGACGCCCAGCATCGACAGTCTCGCCAAAGAAGGCGCGATGTTCACCGATGCTTACGCTCAGCAAAGCTGCACCGCTGGACGAGCCTCGTTCATCCTCGGCCAGCATCCATTCCGCACCGGATTGCTGACCATCGGCATGCCAGGTAGCGAACACGGGATCCCTGACTGGACACCAACCATCGCCGACGTGTTGAAAGAACAAGGCTACACGACCGGCCAATTCGGCAAGAACCACTTGGGCGACCGAGACAAACACTTGCCCACCAATCACGGGTTCGATGAATTCTTCGGCAACCTCTACCACCTCAATGCCGAAGAAGAACCTGAAACCTATTACTACCCCAAAGATCCTGAGTTCCGAAAGAAGTATGGACCTCGCGGGGTCATCCATTCGTTCGCCGATGGTCGCTTGGAAGACACGGGACCACTGACCAAGAAACGCATGGAAACGATCGATGAAGAAGTCCACACCAAAGCCATGGACTTCCTCGAACGAGCCACCAAATCAGAGAAGCCAGCGTTTCTTTGGTACAACTCGACCCGCATGCACGTGTGGACTCACCTGAAGAAAGAATCACAAGGCCGCACCGGCATCGGGCTGTATCCCGACGGAATGGTCGAGCACGACGACTATGTCGGCAAAGTGCTTCAGAAGATCAAAGATTTGGGCATCGAAGATAACACGATCGTGGTCTACAGCACTGACAACGGCGCTGAAACGTTCAGTTGGCCCGATGGAGGCATCACCCCATTCCATGGTGAAAAGGGAACGACTTGGGAAGGCGGTTTCCGTGTCCCGTTGTTGGTTAAATGGCCTGGCGTGATCGAGCCTGGAACGGTCTACAACGACATCATTTCGCAAGAAGATTGGATGCCCACTTTCGCAGCCGCGGCGGGCGAGCCCGACTTGGTCGAAAAGATGAAGAAAGGCTACAACGCCAACGGAAAAGAATTCAAAGTTCACCCGGACGGCTACAACTTCTTGCCCTATTTCAAAGGTGACGCCAAAGAAGGGCCCCGCAAAGAAATCTACTACTTCGGACAAGGCGGCGACCTGAACGCGGTTCGCGTCCAGAACTGGAAGATCCACTTCGCGACCGTCAACGGCAACATCGCCACCGGCACGCGAGAAATCCCGGGCTGGCCGTTGATCATCAACCTTCGCGCCGACCCTTACGAAAAAATGTGGAAAGAAGGCACGCTGGGTTACTTTCGCTGGTACGCCGACAACATGTGGACCTTCGTCCCCGTGCAGAACTACATTCAACAGTTCATGGCAACCATTCCGAAATACCCTTGGCAATCGGGATCCAGCCTGAACGCGGCTGGTATCAACTATCAAACCTTGAAAGCCCAAGAGTGGATCAAGAAACTCGAACAAGTTTCGCCACCACGGAATTAGGCAGGTACGCAGGTGTCATCGGGTATGTGGGCCGTTTGGCGTTCGCCACGGTTCCCACGCAAAACCGGGGCTAACGCCCAAACGGCTCACAAGGTGAAACCCAATCATCCCTGCTTAGGTCGGCTTTTGTTTGCCACGCTTGGCCCGAACCTATCCGCCGAGCCACGAAACTCTGCATCAACGGCCTCACCCCCATCTTTGGGCGAGGCCGTTTTTCATGGAGTCCCCACCGCCATGTTGCGATGTGCAAACACGGCCACTACAAACAATCTTTCATCTTCTCCACTGGAACAATTGCATGACGCCGCGGGAAACCATCCAGCAAATCTCCGACGCGATGAACGCGGCCGTGATTGGCCAGCAATCCGTGGTGGAACGAATCCTGGTCGCCTTGCTGGCCAAAGGCCATGTCCTTATGGAAGGCCTGCCCGGGACCGCTAAAACCCGCTCGGTTAAAACACTGTCGAATCTGGTCGACAGCCAATTCGGACGCATCCAGTTCACCCCCGATTTGCTGCCATCCGACGTCACGGGATCGGAAATCTATCGCGAACAAAACGGTACCTTTGAATTTCAAGAAGGCCCGATTTTCGGCAACTTGATCTTGGCCGACGAGATCAACCGAGCTCCCGCCAAAGTCCAATCGGCTCTCTTGGAGGCGATGGAAGAACGGCAGGTCACGGTCGCATCGCAAACACATAAACTGCCAGAACTATTCATGGTGCTGGCCACCCAAAACCCGATTGAGCAAGAAGGAACTTACCCACTGCCCGAAGCGCAGATGGATCGTTTCATGCTCTACGTGCGAGTGGATTATCCCGAAGACGCAGACGAAACATCGATCTTGAAATTGGTTCGAGGCGAAAAGACCGGCGCGACCTCTGCGGCGCACGAGACGGTCTCGCAGCAGTTGATCTTTGACGCACAAAAGGAAGTCGGTGCGATTCATGTCGCTGACTCCGCGGAAAAGTACATCGTCGATTTGGTCATGGCGACACGGCACCCGGATCGCTACGAAGGTGACTTGCCAAAATGGATTTGGCTTGGTGCCAGCCCTCGTGGAACGCTGGCACTCGACGCGGCGGCACGGGCGCATGCTTGGTTAGCTGGACAAGACTTCGTTTCCCCCGACAACATTCGTGCGATGGCACCGGTTTGTTTGGCTCACCGAGTTCACTTGACCTACGAAGCGGAAGCCGCCGGTGTGACTCGCACGCAAGTGATCGACGCGTTGCTGAAGCACGTGGTCCCTGTCTGATCGAGTTTGCTTTCGATTGCCCGCTTTGAACGAAGGCTGCCCATGTCCGCCCGAGTCACCGTCACGTTTCAAGATCTGCTGCAATGCAAGGCAGATGCGCGCGGGTTCTCGCTACTTCCTCGTCAACCAGTCGGATCGCTGCTAGCCGGACGCCATGCGTCGCGGCTTCGTGGCCGCGGGCTGTCCTTTGAAGAACTTCGCCAATACCGACAGGGCGATGACATTCGTCAAATGGACTGGAAGGCAACCGCTCGCCTGCGATCACCCCACATCCGAGTTTACAGCGAGGAACGCGAACGACCGGTATTGATGCTGATCGATCAACGCACGCCAATGTTCTTTGGAAGCCAACGAGCAATGAAATCCGTCGCGGCCGCCGAATTGGCCGCGATGGGTGCCTGGCGCTCACTTGCCAGCGGCGACCGGGTCGGCGGGTTGGTGTTCAACGAAACCGAAATCGCGGAAGTCCGCCCGCACCGCAGCCAGACCCGAGTCCTGCACCTGCTGCATCAAATCGTTCGACTGAATCAAGAGCTGGCTGCACCATCGCCCTCGCCAACGACACCATCCGCGGCAGCACCAATCACCTTGAATCAAGTTCTCGAAAACGCATCCCGAATCGCTCGGCATGATCACTTGGTAATATTGATCAGCGACCTCGATGGAGCGGACGAAGAAACCAGTCGCCTCGTGACTCGGATCGCCGCTCACAACGATGTGCTTGTCACGGCGGTCTACGACCCGCTTGGCATTCGATTGACCGGTGCCCCTGACATGTTGGCTAGCCACGGTGGACGAACCTGGGAAATCCCGGATCACAACTCCTTCCCGGAAGACTTCCAGGCAGCATTCGGGCAAGTCCTGTCGCACTGGCGAAGCGTTTTCCGTTCCCTGCAAATTCCATTGATGCCACTTTCCACGGCCACACCTGTCGCGGAGCAAATCCGGGTTCTCTTTGGGAACACCGCATGAAGGCCAGCGACCCAACCAGCCTCGATCGGCTGAACGACATTGTCGTGCCCGCCCCCGTTCCCTGGTGGCCACTCGCGCCGGGATGGTATGTGCTGATCGCGGGATTGCTGGCGACCTGCGGCTGGTTGGCGTGGAAAAACTGGCGAAACTGGAAAGCGAACGCCTACCGCCGCGAAGCGATCCGCGAACTGGAATCCGCAAACACGGTCGGTGCAATCTCGGAACTGCTCCGCCGCACTGCCCTGGCAACCACCTCGCGATCGAAGCTAGCTGCGATGACAGGCGACCGCTGGCCAGAATGGTTGTCGCAACAAATTCCAAACGAGTCCGCTGCATCGCTTTCGCCAACCGTTCACGAACAATTGGCAACCGCAGCCTATCGCGACACCCAGACAGAATCACTGGATGAACTAAGAGCGTTCGCCGCCACTTGGATCACTCAGCATCCATCCACTTCGCCAAATTCGGCGGATTCCAACACCACCAGCGAGGAACGATCATGCTGACGTTTGCCTACGCTTGGTGTTTCTTCCTTCTGCCGCTGCCTTGGTTGGTGCGTCTGTTCTTGCCGCCCAAGCAACGCCACCAAGTCTCCGTCCAAGTTCCCTTCGGCGATCGCTTGCAACAAGTCCTAGGTGGCAAGCATTCAAACAGCACCCAGCCGCAAACGTGGCCTCGACGTGTGTTGTCGGTTGCCATTTGGGTTTGCGTGTTGACTGCGGTTGCGAGACCTCAATGGCTGGAACCTCCCATCACAAAAGAGATCCCAACACGTGACCTGTTGCTGCTCGTTGATTTGTCGGGCTCAATGGCACAAGAAGACTTCAAGAATGATGCTGGCAAAAAGGTTTCGCGACTGGATGCGGTCAAGGAAGTTCTCGACGGCTTCCTAGCGAAACGCAAAGGCGATCGAGTCGGCTTGGTCGTCTTCGGCGATGCCGCTTACCTGCAGGCTCCGTTCACAACCGACCTGCAGCTATCGCAGGAACTTCTCGGTGAATGCGAAGTCGGCATGGCTGGACCACGAACCGCGTTTGGTGACGCGATCGGACTGGGCGTCAACTTGTTCGACGAAGACACCGAGCGAGCCAAAACGATCATCGCATTGACCGACGGCAACGACACCAAAAGCAAAGTCCCTCCGGTCGAAGCCGCTCGCGTCGCAACTCAGCGAGACATCAAGATCTACACCGTTGCCATTGGCGACCCAACGACCGTCGGCGAAGACAAGCTGGACGAACAAAGCCTCAAAGACGTCGCTTCGGAGACTGGCGGCAAGTACTTTTTCGCCGCGGACCGAGAGCACTTGGCGGGGATTTATGACGAGCTCGACAAAATCGAAACACAGACCATCCAAACCATCAGCCACCGCCCACGCACCGACATCTACTACTGGCCGCTTCTGATCGCATTGCTGCTGTCCATGTTTGAAAAAGCCATTGCAACCTGGCGAGGCCGACGTCACACAACTCCCGCTGAACAAGACCGACGGATCCACGTCAATCCGATCACGGGCGAGATGGAGGTGGCGGCATGATCGGTGCATGGAACGCATTTCATTTCATTCGGCCGGCGTATTTGCTGCTGATTCCGGTGGCCTTCGGTCTGGCTTGGATGTGGCATCGCAGTCGTGATCCTCTTCGAGGGTGGCGGAACCAAATCGACTCCGATCTGCTCGATGCTTTGGCTCACCACGATGGGCCACGATCCTCGCATTGGTGGCAACGATTCCCAGCGGTCGCATGGTTGTTGACTGGATGGACGGTGTGCGTCGTCGCGATCGCGGGTCCCACTTGGCAAGTGGAAGCCAATCCGTTTGCCCAGGACGCTCAACCATTGATCATTTTGATGAAAGCGGACGAGACCATGGCGTCGGCCGCGCTCACGACCACGCCGCTGGAACGGGCCACTCTCAAAATCGCCGACTTGGCCGAGGCACGCAAAGGCGATCCGCTGGGTTTGATCGCTTACTCCGGATCCGCTCACACCGTGTTGCCGCCCACCGAAGACACCACGGTCGTCGCGGACATGGCCGCTGAAATCAGCCCCGCCATCATGCCCGTCGCGGGCGATGCACTTGACCAAGCGATCACCGAAGCGGGTCGTTTGATCAACCGCGAAGAAGGCGGTGCGACGTTGTTGATCATCGCGAATCAGGCCAGCGTCGATCCCAAACAAGTCGCCGCGGCTCATCAAGCGATCGGCTCACCACCCATCGAGATATTGAGTCTGCTGCCGGAGGATTCTCAAGAGACCGCATCGCTTCAGGCCATCGCAAAAACGCTCGGCGGCACTCGGGTTCCACTGACCGTGGATGATCAAGACATCCAGTCAATCATCCAGTTCGCAGAACGACGTTCGACATCGGGCATCGCGGGACAAAGCGACCGCTGGCAAGAATCCGGTTACTGGCTATCACCGTTGCTCGCGGCCATAGTGGCATTGTCTTTTCGCCGCGAACGCACCGCCAACGAGGATGCCTCCTGATGAAAACTTGGCTCATTCTAGGCGTGATCGGTTGGTCGAGCTGGTGGTGGACTCCCGACCAACTTGGCCAGCGACAAATGAAGCAGGAACGATACACCGATGCGGCCAACGCATTTGATGATCCGATGTGGCAGGGTGTCGCTTGGTACCGCGCCGGCGAATTCAAGTCCGCCGCACAATCCTTTTCACGAGCGTCCGGTCCCGAGGCGAAATTCAATCTCGGCAACTGCTGGTTGATGTTGGGAAAGTACGACCAAGCGATTGCCAGCTATGAAGACGCAATGAAGCAACGCACGGATTGGACGGAAGCCCAACAGAACCTGGACCTCGCAAAGGCACGAAAAAAAGCGACCGAGTCCAAAGGTGGCGACGCCGGTGACCAACGTCTCGGGGCCGACGAGATTGTGTTTGACAAAGACAAGAAAAAGCAAAACGAGGGCCAGGACACGGACATCACCGCTGAACAAGCTGTCAACGATGCGTCGGTGCAAGCAGTTTGGCTGCGGCAGGTGCAAACCAAGCCCGCTGATTTCTTGAAATCAAAGTTCCGCTACCAAATGTCCAATCGCAACAAAGATGCGAAAGACGAACCAGCCGAAATTGAAGACAGCGAAGGAGAACCTCAGTGACTCTTCATTCGCAACATGCTTTTCGTGCAGCACCACTGCACGTTCTGTTGATCACCCTCGCATGGGCTCTTGCACTGGAAGTTGCTCCTGCCATTGCGGCTGACGAACCGCCAAAGCCGGTCACAATCGAAGTCCCCACACCCAAAGCCTGGGTGGGACAACGTCTGCCGTTCTACGTCAAAGTTCGTGCGCCCGGATCGTTCGTGGGTGCGACTTCTTTTTCGCTGCCACAGATCCCCCGAACCGTGATCCTACAAGTCGGAACGCCCGTGGTTTCCTCCGAGGATGTCGGAGACGATTCCTGGTTCGTTCAAACTCACGAATTCGCGTTGTACTCGCAAACCTCCGGAACCGTCAAAATTCCCGCGTTCGAAGTTCGCTACGCCAACCGAGATGGTTTCACTGGACCGGCCACGGACCACAAACAGCGGACCTCCGACGTGACCGTCGAGATTCAACAACCTCCTGACTACGATCCCAACGTTTTTCTGGTCACCGCTGACAAAATCAACGTTCAAGAGACCTGGGATCCACCACCGGGTGAGGCCAAACAAGGTGACGTGATTCACCGAACCATCACGCAAAAGGCCGACCAAGTCTCCGGGATGGTTCTCGCCCCGCCGCCGACGAACGCTCCCGACGGCATCCAGGTCTACGTCAAATCTCCGCAAGTCACTGACAAAACAGAGCGTGGTGAATTTCTGGGCGAACGAATC of the Rhodopirellula baltica SH 1 genome contains:
- a CDS encoding vWA domain-containing protein gives rise to the protein MIGAWNAFHFIRPAYLLLIPVAFGLAWMWHRSRDPLRGWRNQIDSDLLDALAHHDGPRSSHWWQRFPAVAWLLTGWTVCVVAIAGPTWQVEANPFAQDAQPLIILMKADETMASAALTTTPLERATLKIADLAEARKGDPLGLIAYSGSAHTVLPPTEDTTVVADMAAEISPAIMPVAGDALDQAITEAGRLINREEGGATLLIIANQASVDPKQVAAAHQAIGSPPIEILSLLPEDSQETASLQAIAKTLGGTRVPLTVDDQDIQSIIQFAERRSTSGIAGQSDRWQESGYWLSPLLAAIVALSFRRERTANEDAS
- a CDS encoding DUF4381 domain-containing protein, which gives rise to MKASDPTSLDRLNDIVVPAPVPWWPLAPGWYVLIAGLLATCGWLAWKNWRNWKANAYRREAIRELESANTVGAISELLRRTALATTSRSKLAAMTGDRWPEWLSQQIPNESAASLSPTVHEQLATAAYRDTQTESLDELRAFAATWITQHPSTSPNSADSNTTSEERSC
- a CDS encoding AAA family ATPase, with amino-acid sequence MTPRETIQQISDAMNAAVIGQQSVVERILVALLAKGHVLMEGLPGTAKTRSVKTLSNLVDSQFGRIQFTPDLLPSDVTGSEIYREQNGTFEFQEGPIFGNLILADEINRAPAKVQSALLEAMEERQVTVASQTHKLPELFMVLATQNPIEQEGTYPLPEAQMDRFMLYVRVDYPEDADETSILKLVRGEKTGATSAAHETVSQQLIFDAQKEVGAIHVADSAEKYIVDLVMATRHPDRYEGDLPKWIWLGASPRGTLALDAAARAHAWLAGQDFVSPDNIRAMAPVCLAHRVHLTYEAEAAGVTRTQVIDALLKHVVPV
- a CDS encoding vWA domain-containing protein, which gives rise to MLTFAYAWCFFLLPLPWLVRLFLPPKQRHQVSVQVPFGDRLQQVLGGKHSNSTQPQTWPRRVLSVAIWVCVLTAVARPQWLEPPITKEIPTRDLLLLVDLSGSMAQEDFKNDAGKKVSRLDAVKEVLDGFLAKRKGDRVGLVVFGDAAYLQAPFTTDLQLSQELLGECEVGMAGPRTAFGDAIGLGVNLFDEDTERAKTIIALTDGNDTKSKVPPVEAARVATQRDIKIYTVAIGDPTTVGEDKLDEQSLKDVASETGGKYFFAADREHLAGIYDELDKIETQTIQTISHRPRTDIYYWPLLIALLLSMFEKAIATWRGRRHTTPAEQDRRIHVNPITGEMEVAA
- a CDS encoding tetratricopeptide repeat protein, whose protein sequence is MKTWLILGVIGWSSWWWTPDQLGQRQMKQERYTDAANAFDDPMWQGVAWYRAGEFKSAAQSFSRASGPEAKFNLGNCWLMLGKYDQAIASYEDAMKQRTDWTEAQQNLDLAKARKKATESKGGDAGDQRLGADEIVFDKDKKKQNEGQDTDITAEQAVNDASVQAVWLRQVQTKPADFLKSKFRYQMSNRNKDAKDEPAEIEDSEGEPQ
- a CDS encoding DUF58 domain-containing protein is translated as MSARVTVTFQDLLQCKADARGFSLLPRQPVGSLLAGRHASRLRGRGLSFEELRQYRQGDDIRQMDWKATARLRSPHIRVYSEERERPVLMLIDQRTPMFFGSQRAMKSVAAAELAAMGAWRSLASGDRVGGLVFNETEIAEVRPHRSQTRVLHLLHQIVRLNQELAAPSPSPTTPSAAAPITLNQVLENASRIARHDHLVILISDLDGADEETSRLVTRIAAHNDVLVTAVYDPLGIRLTGAPDMLASHGGRTWEIPDHNSFPEDFQAAFGQVLSHWRSVFRSLQIPLMPLSTATPVAEQIRVLFGNTA